TCTTCTAAAAATGCACTGTTTTGCTCATAAAACTCATTGATAGTTTGCAGATTAGCTGCAATATTTTGTGCCATAATGATAGCTGCTTGTGTGCGTCTTTCATCGAAACTTGCCAAGAGCGTAGTTTGTTCTTCATTAACGCCAAAAAGTATGTATTCAAGTGCCGTTATACTTCTATATAAGTTTTTCACGGCAAGTGCATCGGCAATAGGATCACTGCCTGATAAGATCAGATCAAGTTCAGCCACAAGTTCACTGTTTGTTATAGAGTGAAAATACTCTAAATAACGGGGAGGGTCTTGCATAATATTTTCATACTCGTCAGCTACATAAAGTGCTTCAACTTTTTTATAACTACTTACAAGTTCAAGAAACTTCTCTTGGGCATTTTGCAAATCTGCTACAGAGTTATTCACATCCTCAAGTAATACTGCAAGTTCTTGGGCTTGCGTATATGTCTGGTTTGCATCTTCTTGTAAAAGTGCATATATAAAACTCAGTGAGCTCTCTATATCTGAAGTGAACTCTCCGCTCTTTAGCCCGTTTTCACCGTCATACGCATTATCACCGTTACATCCGATGAAAAACAATATCAATGCGAGTACACTTATTATTTTCAATCGTAACTTCATTATATTCCTTTTAAAAACTCTAAAAGAGTCTCTCTTTGTTTTTTATCTAGCTGTCTAAAAGCCTCTTTTTGAGCCTGTGCCTCACCTCCATGCCATAAAATAGCCTCAGAGATACTCTTTGCACGTCCGTCGTGTAAAAGATTCAATTCACCTGAGACCTTTTCATATAAACCAATCCCCCAAAGTGGCGGTGTACGGAACTCATTTGCTTCGGCTTTAAAAATAGTGTGCCCATCACCAAGTCTCTCACCCATATCATGGAGTAAAAAATCGCTGTAAGGGTGAATCTCAACCCCTTTTTCTGTAGTAAAACTATCTACATGACACTTCACACATCCAAGCTCATCAAAGAGCTCTTGGCCCTTTTCAAAACCACCGATTCTTCTCTGAGCAGGGATTTTAAGTGTTTTGAGATAGTAAGTGATCGCATCAAGCCTTTCCATCGGAAGGTCAAACCCTCCACGCCCTTTTGGAGCTTTTAAACACTCCTCTTGTTTATCCGTGCAGTTATCACTTGGATAGAGTGGGTTTGAGAGCCCCATATCGTTATGAGCTGCATTTGCACTCTGGTGTTTTACGGTAGCCGAGGCTGCTTTCCATGTAAAGCGTCCAAGTGCAGTTGTATTTGTCTCAGGGTTATATACCCAGTTAGCCTTGCCGGAGATCCCGTCTTTATCTTTATCATCAATATCTTCATTTTTTAGGATCTCTTCGACCGCAATATCTTCAATAGCACCGAGTCCGATAAGAGCAAGGGCGATGTGCGGTGCAACGTTAGCATCCTGCTGTATTGCTCCGTATTGCAAGTTTTTTAGCTCATAATGAGGCTCATGGAGTGTATAGGTCTCACCGTCTTCAAAAGCTCCTTTTCTCTCTACATAAGAGAGTGCTACACTTCCCTCATACTTTACATCGCTCACTCCGTTAAAACTGAGTTGCCCTCCATAAGTGGGTTCTGGAATAAAACCGTTTCTCAACATCAAGTCATTATTAAGCTTTTTTTCCGATGGAATCGAGAGACGCATCACTAACGATCTGTGAATATTTCCATCTTTATCAAGGGCTATCCCTGCACCGTTATGCGGATGGCAATGTATACAAGTGTTTGCTGAAAACAGAGGTCCTAAACCGTCACGAGCCGTAGTTGCCGAGGGTGCTTCCACCCACGGGATTTTAAAGAAACTTTTTCCAAGGATACGGTAATCCTCATCCTCATGGGAGAGTTTTACCGCTTTAGTAAAAACATGCTTGCTTTTATCTTGTGTATAAATTGCAGTTGTATCTTGTGTTGCTCTGTCGCTGCTACAAGCTGCAAATAAAAATCCGGTTAGTGTTAAGGTGGTTGTCACTCTCGGCATGGTTCTATTCTTTATTTTGTTACGTCTGTCTCTTCAGAGTCAGTTACGTCATCTTCACTTAACGTAATACCGAATCTACCTGCAACATCCACCATTTTATCCCCAAGATCACGCATATCGTAGTGTGCGTATTTCACATTATCTTGGTTTGAGTTACCGTTTTTGATCTGATAATCAAAGTGGTAAGCACTTTTTGCAACACTGTCGATAGTCCCTACTCTTGTATCTATACTAGCTATCAGCTGATCGATGCTTGACTTATCTTCTGCACTTAGTTTCGAGTAGAAGCTTGTCCCTTGAGAACTCCCTTTGTACACCCCTTTTAATA
Above is a window of Sulfurimonas marina DNA encoding:
- a CDS encoding imelysin family protein; the protein is MKLRLKIISVLALILFFIGCNGDNAYDGENGLKSGEFTSDIESSLSFIYALLQEDANQTYTQAQELAVLLEDVNNSVADLQNAQEKFLELVSSYKKVEALYVADEYENIMQDPPRYLEYFHSITNSELVAELDLILSGSDPIADALAVKNLYRSITALEYILFGVNEEQTTLLASFDERRTQAAIIMAQNIAANLQTINEFYEQNSAFLEDSDSAISVVVNQLVDSAYKTKEWRVGDGAGFTLKYKDNPDAARLEYYNSRYSLEAIDSILAAHQELMDSGFKELAIIGGATSEAEAIESKLVELRTICAGIEGSLSDSLTDEKVYTLYVDLNALQNNYTALINALNFTQDIIEADGD
- a CDS encoding di-heme oxidoredictase family protein, with amino-acid sequence MPRVTTTLTLTGFLFAACSSDRATQDTTAIYTQDKSKHVFTKAVKLSHEDEDYRILGKSFFKIPWVEAPSATTARDGLGPLFSANTCIHCHPHNGAGIALDKDGNIHRSLVMRLSIPSEKKLNNDLMLRNGFIPEPTYGGQLSFNGVSDVKYEGSVALSYVERKGAFEDGETYTLHEPHYELKNLQYGAIQQDANVAPHIALALIGLGAIEDIAVEEILKNEDIDDKDKDGISGKANWVYNPETNTTALGRFTWKAASATVKHQSANAAHNDMGLSNPLYPSDNCTDKQEECLKAPKGRGGFDLPMERLDAITYYLKTLKIPAQRRIGGFEKGQELFDELGCVKCHVDSFTTEKGVEIHPYSDFLLHDMGERLGDGHTIFKAEANEFRTPPLWGIGLYEKVSGELNLLHDGRAKSISEAILWHGGEAQAQKEAFRQLDKKQRETLLEFLKGI